AACGTGTCGTCCCTGGGCCTCCCGGCATGCACCGCCGCTTCCTTCGCCAAGGTTCTGAGCTCTCTGAGGGCGCCACCCAAGGGGAAGACGAAGAGCAGGGGTGGAGCGTTGTCCTCCACCTGCAACGCAGCGGAGGAGATCTTCCGGATCGCCGCGATCATGAACGGCCTGGTGCTGGTCGGCGTCGCGGTCGGGTTCGTGCTTCTGCGGGTGGAGGCGTGGGTGGAGGAATCAGAGTCGTAGGCAAGTAGTGGTTGCTTGTAAGTTCCTTCTTCGTCAGGTGGCGGAACTCTGCCATTTCTGGTATTGGCTGATATGAACTCGATTCAAGATGGTAATTTGGCTAATCTATATTGCCGGCAATTTCTTGATTCCAAGTCCTCTAAGAGAGATTAGCAACAGTGCATCGATTCTATAAATTTCCTGTCAAGATAAAGAGTTCATTATCTGAAGAATCACGAACATGCAGGACTGCTTGCTTCAGATAGTGTTATTGTCCTTAAAAGAGAAATTAGATTCCTTTAAGAAATGGTGAAAACCAATCCTCCGCTCATCAGAGCACAAAAGGAAACTCAACGTGGTTGGTCAGTTCTTTGCACGAAACTATCGATCAACTTCATGCACGAAACCTCTACGCCTTACCTATTGGTCAATTCATATAGGACAATTCCACAGCCTCTCTCCATCGTGGAACCCCAAGAACACGAGTACACAACAAATATGCTGTCACAAAATCGCCAAATAGACATCATCAAACATGTATATGCAATCATGCATCCAAAATTACGGATCACGATCACAAGGAGGTCCGTCTAGCTACGATCTGCTTTCAGCCACTTTAGAGGATTTCTTGTAGGAAGCAAGCAAAATAAGGAGTATAGATAATGTCATTGTTATCTCAGGCATCTAAAATTATGAGTCAGGATAGGATTAAGAAGTTAGgccaagaaagagaaaagaacgCAGTGATCATAAAAAGAAGATGGAGCAGTGACCTCACAGTTCTTGAGACACTGTGCAACTCAGTGGCCACTGGCTTTCGGCTGTGTTGCATCGCCAGCTGCTAAGCTCACCTTTGTTTGTGGAAGACAGAATGCATGTCTTTGATTGATATTGTCCTCTTAGCAACCTTCTTGCCATCAGCTTCAGCAATCGGGCAAGAAAGAAACCAACCTACTTGACTACGCAATTAATGGTGAAAGCATATGCTATGGATATCACTGACATATAAGCATCAAACTCTTCGTATTAACTTTGAAGACATAGGTGTGTGCTGATCATTTCCTTTgtgggagattattaaatctactTATTACTCTTTGAAAGTAATCaaaatatttcatcaaaaatcgTTTATCAAGAAAACATTGCTTCTACAACAAAATTAATGATGGCATGCTATATACTTCAATCAATAACTTTGAGGAATATGTAAGTAAGTTTCTGTACTACTATGGATAGATGGGGGATATAAAGGCACGATATGGCCTTTGTGCTTCTTTGCTTTATGAGCGACCTCTTTCCACCACCTTCTTCTTCGCTTCCAACGTTTTGTACTTTTGCGTCAGTATTTGTTCTCGATCTACATTGATCATGGGAGCTAAAAAGGGAGCTCGTGCAAGTCCTCTGCGCTCCTCCAAGCTCCTCGACCTCCTACGTACTAACCCTTCCGTTGACGAGCCCCGTCCCGCCACCGGCGAAGGCGCCGCCCGCTTCTTGACGAGCACCGGGACCTTCCCTCGCAATGTCTCCCCATGTCACCCGGCGACTGGCTCCTCCCCATTCCCAAATTCCCCCTGGGTGCAACAGCTCCCTCCTGATctccccaccgccgccgccatcACCACCGGCCTCGTGGGCTCCCTCGTCTGCCAAGAAGGCCACGTATACTCCCTCGCCGCCGCTGGCGATCTTTTGTACGCCGGATCCGACAACCGGAACATCCGTGTCTGGAAGGGCTGGCAAGAGTTCTCCAGCTTCAGGTCCAGCAGCGGCCTCGTCAAGGCCATCGTCATCGCCGGGAACAGAGTATTCACCGGCCACCAGGACGGTAAGATCCGGGTGTGGCGTACCTCTTCCAAGGATTCCTCCGTCAATAAGCGGGTCGGCACTCTCCCCACTCTCGCGGACTTCCTCATGAGCTCCATCAAACCCTCCAACTACGTCGAGGCGAGGCGGCACAGGACCGCCGTGTGGCTCCGCCATTTCGACGCCGTCTCGTGCCTCAGCCTGGAGGAAGATTCCGGGATACTCTACTCCGGCTCTTGGGACAAGACCGTCAAGGTGTGGCGGATGTCAGACTCCAAGTGCCTCGAGTCGTTCAACGCGCACGACGACGCCGTCAACGCAGTGGCCGCCGGGTTCGACGGCCTGGTGTTCACGGGGTCAGCGGACGGGACGGTGAAGGCGTGGCGACGGGAGGTGGCAGCGGGGGGCAAGGTCGGAGGCGCCTTCGCCACCAGGCACGTGGCGGTGCAGACACTGCTACGGCAAGACAGCGCCGTGACCGCGGTGGTGACGGCCGCGTGGTTCGTGTACTGCGGATCGTCCGACGGGGTGGTGAACCACTGGCAGcgggaaggaagaggaggatcGCTGGCCAGCGGCGGGGCGCTGCGGGGGCACAGGATGGCGGTTCTCTGCCTCGCGGCCGCCGGGAGCATTGTGGCGAGCGGATCGGCGGACAAAACGGTGCGCGTGTGGCGGAGAGACGAAAGCAGCGGGGCGCACGGTGCCGTCGCCGTCCTCTCCGGTCACGCAGGGCCAATCAAGTGCCTGGCCGTGGAAGCGGAAGCCGAGGAGCAGGGGCAGGAAGACAGGGCGGCCGGCCGGCGGTACGTGGTATACAGCGGGAGCCTGGACAAGTCTATCAAGATATGGCACGTGGCGGACCGGAGGTGATCCCCCGAGGCGCCGCGTGGAGCTCCACGGCACGTGCGGGAGAGCGCCGGCTATCCATCACGGCGGTCGCCCTTGCACGGGTGTGCTGGCCGCTGCGGGACAACACCCTGATACCGGTGGCCACGTGTACTGCTACTCGGCACAACATCGACATACTAATTACAGGAGAAAGAAGACGTTTCCCGGTTGTTCCACCCAAAACTCACTCTCCTCCAGCCTGGCCCTATCACAGACCTCCATAACTGGGTCCCATCAGAAAGGTTATGGAACAGTGTCAGCAACCTGCCCGACAGTTGGAATCCGTAACGGAGGCGGGTAAGTCTAAGCATGGAAGGAAAAGAGACATAAGAGGGTTTAGAAAGATGGGATGGCAGATAAACATAGTTTTCCATGAGACTTTGTATGGTGGGTTTCTTTTTGTATAGAATTATTGTGGTTTGAGAACTGAGTTTGATCTTTGACAAGTTTGGAAGGACTAAACCAGCCTGTGAGagcggatgattgagaacaagttTACCTGCACAAGAAATGCCACATCAAGCACAACAGATATTAGGCATGAGCAGTTGGAAAGCAGAGTTGAAGAATGAGAGACAgtgttcatccacacaacttgggaAGGTAGGTGGGGAAAGTTTGTTTGCAGGGCAGGGCTCCAATTGATATTTAGGTGGGCATGACACTTGTAAGTAGACGATAGTGAGATACAAATTGTGAGAATACATAAAGAAAACTTGATGGATAACTCTAATTAAGAAGAGAAAGCCCAATAATCATGGGCCCTTGGTATCTGAATATAATGCATTTGTGAGATTCTTTGAGAAATATAAACTTTTAGCCAAATATATATACTGCAAATAATTTACTTGCAAGTAATAAAATGATAGTGAACAGCTTGATGCAAAGTAAACTTGATGGTAGCTCACTTATGAGCAACCAAATAGTACCTTAGTGAAGTAATCAACTGAAACATTGTGATAACCTATTTTGTCCAATGATCTTTGGAAACAAAAAGGATCATCCAAGTGAAGGACCAAAGATTTACATAATTCCAATTTCATGATGGGTCTATCAACCACATTTTGAGATAAAATAAACTGGTCTACATCCAATTGTAAaagcaattttaaaaaaaaaattctttgtttACCCTTTTTGGAAAGGATAAACCTCCATGGAAGCTTAAATTTTACATAGTTAACATGGACGGATGGCAGCAAGAGAATCCAACTTGTCATACACAGTCAAAAGAGAAAAAGACCAACAAGCTGTGAATGATAATGTATTCCCAAATAATTAGGGCATAATGGAAATTCactacatcacatggtccatcgaAAATAAAAGCCAGATGCATTTCCCAGCTCAAGTAAGGAGAAGCCTATCTCAAGAGAGTTTGTGTTCCAACCAAAGTTAGAGAATAGGCAAACCGAAAAGAAACATCTGAGTGTGCTGGGATTATATTAAAAAACCTGCACTAGAAAAGATAACAGTCAAATATATGGAACAAACCAGTATAATCAGTTCGAACAACCTTTAGAGTGCAGTTGCGACTGACACAGTCATCTTTTCGCTTTTTTTTCCCCCACCAAGTCCATTTACAACAAAACACCAACTTGATTTAGATGTGTGAATTTCAAAAGAAATTTCCAATGGAACTTCCCTTTGGGgaagttttgagtgtcaaaaTTATCATCAGTGAAAagaacaaagcagaatatactcaAGCATCCAGGAAAAAAAAGAATAGTTTCCGTATATATCAACCAAGATATACTTTTGCAGTTAGCAGAAGGATGAACGAAACAAAGTTTAGAtatgaaaaaatttaaaaataagtgtCAAAACCAGATGAAAGATGACATGTTAGACTTGTAAAGGTTAAGCATAAATATCTCCCGACAGCAGCCAGGTAAGAAGTGTGATATCTATTCTTAAGTCCAAATAATGCTAAACCTCAAAGATctattttgatcaaatttatcTGCTTTATAAAAACAAATCCTTTTTGTTACAAGGAATTAGCCTTCaatccaaaatataaaaaaaataatattaaagctaGTCAactattttttctaaaaaaaattgacACAGTAGACCACATGAAGCTGAAAGCAAGAATAAGTAAAATACTTACAAGAAATA
This Musa acuminata AAA Group cultivar baxijiao chromosome BXJ1-2, Cavendish_Baxijiao_AAA, whole genome shotgun sequence DNA region includes the following protein-coding sequences:
- the LOC135608070 gene encoding cytochrome b6-f complex subunit 7, chloroplastic-like — encoded protein: MAAISAAAVPAAAAVSCSNLNSSMRRKHSVKYMQGMNSFGGLKANNNVSSLGLPACTAASFAKVLSSLRAPPKGKTKSRGGALSSTCNAAEEIFRIAAIMNGLVLVGVAVGFVLLRVEAWVEESES
- the LOC135608079 gene encoding protein JINGUBANG-like, translating into MGDIKARYGLCASLLYERPLSTTFFFASNVLYFCVSICSRSTLIMGAKKGARASPLRSSKLLDLLRTNPSVDEPRPATGEGAARFLTSTGTFPRNVSPCHPATGSSPFPNSPWVQQLPPDLPTAAAITTGLVGSLVCQEGHVYSLAAAGDLLYAGSDNRNIRVWKGWQEFSSFRSSSGLVKAIVIAGNRVFTGHQDGKIRVWRTSSKDSSVNKRVGTLPTLADFLMSSIKPSNYVEARRHRTAVWLRHFDAVSCLSLEEDSGILYSGSWDKTVKVWRMSDSKCLESFNAHDDAVNAVAAGFDGLVFTGSADGTVKAWRREVAAGGKVGGAFATRHVAVQTLLRQDSAVTAVVTAAWFVYCGSSDGVVNHWQREGRGGSLASGGALRGHRMAVLCLAAAGSIVASGSADKTVRVWRRDESSGAHGAVAVLSGHAGPIKCLAVEAEAEEQGQEDRAAGRRYVVYSGSLDKSIKIWHVADRR